One segment of Buteo buteo chromosome 6, bButBut1.hap1.1, whole genome shotgun sequence DNA contains the following:
- the ZNF839 gene encoding zinc finger protein 839 isoform X1 yields MAAPEEGGTEAPPPPPPPAEDEPPGGAAAACGVPLSVAAGRAARPAAEAEEEGGGAGAVGPVGPPPPAEGPELLAVTEELAQSLAALEGGAAAAGTVLYLQADGSLVEGAGLSAEEQRRLLEQLLAAAEGPGPVTAEPPPPPPPPRHAATPLAPAELQRVIEQVSKAQEQQKPPAVAAAPPEPCPGPPPSRGEGRPPSRDAGPLPPQACGAAPPLASIMHNAAQQLQSVAQRVALQQGKSMAAARLLPQKQLEAICVQVQPGQMKETERPMPSLAPIQSKTITLSQSVGRNSSIPGLGIINPQIIRIQPVTGTEQQQQQLFLHSSSESPIQLLMQRPLPSHGSVSVNKIPTSKMLNGQKTTRATVSATRSPNTTMVAASSANTLIPCLEKKQKDDKLKKSLKVKTRSGRISRPPKYKAKDYKFIKMEDLADGHQSDSDDYSELSIEDDEEGKVKGKDALFSSSNYNLKPKTFKCQTCEKSYIGKGGLARHYKLNPGHGQLESSPQKIPLNKPNGSVFVDNACEIREEMISPAHLDSTAVTLNNENALATSLEETVGSKAGEQTSKSAESRQMLAEQQNETSSGHRGPITAKGPGRPRRPKRRGRPRMGGRSRCSGRLSRPGQSPSKSLSSVSAEHNVFRRKARLKELIQQCDNEDLMELALPRLTKLVTVYEFLLMKVEKGYPAKAYFPDVYREFEDLHNMVKKMAFDHLSNSDLLSCQQPVEIKDAKVAASLGITEILTGERKMQGVDSCSQCITKMVSEQVPVEILGQKRLAESSGEELLPSAKRTKLEDVMENVNNAYASQDEVKEKSGNLCTLFEKDGFNPLNGEILLSEDRHITCCAIGSTLPTAEEHNSLADSGVRNDAENSGTFSQTVKMRIEYSQPVNVQGPDMAGDASLLHTEVVLPVEADGSPQLVQAHFVSENTAGGLSAPELCSSVSENAVGSQSTNLPRSEENGHNQKYQKLQEENHNFAIKEHSEQLRNAGMTDEMQQLEKVFSTNTVPISYPHSVQTESHQNPVQEASLSAHVNHENSFKNPNEFSCGTEEQHVLENTVTVDETVAFEITDESHDFLSQGHEQIFIQTSDGLILPHPDTAVLSQAEGIVIVTDSNGTTMHIRTPEGIPLETVEALLAMEADGQSEDILLSQSELEP; encoded by the exons ATGGCGGCTCCTGAGGAGGGGGGCACCgaggcgccgccgcccccccctcctcccgctGAAGACGAGCCCCCCGgaggggcggccgccgcctgCGGGGTTCCCCTCAGCgtggcggcgggcagggccgcccGGCCAGCGGcggaggcggaggaggaggggggcggcgcgggcgcGGTAGGGCCCGtcggcccgccgccccccgcggaGGGCCCGGAGCTGCTGGCGGTGACGGAGGAGCTGGCGCAGAGCTTGGCCGCCCTGGaaggcggcgcggcggcggccggcacCGTCCTCTACCTGCAGGCGGACGGGAGCCTGGTGGAGGGCGCGGGGCTGAGCGCCGAGGAGCAGCGGcggctgctggagcagctgctggccgccgccgagggccCGGGGCCGGTGAcggcggagccgccgccgccccccccgccgcctcggCACGCCGCCACGCCGCTGGCCCCCGCGGAGCTCCAGCGGGTCATCGAGCAAGTGAGCAAggcccaggagcagcagaagcCGCCGGCGGTGGCAGCCGCCCCGCCGgagccctgcccggggccgccgccctCCCGCGGCGAGGGGCGTCCGCCGTCCCGGGACGCTGGCCCGTTGCCGCCGCAGGCctgcggggccgccccgccgctggCCAGCATCATGCACAACGCcgcccagcagctgcagagcgTGGCCCAGCGGGTCGCCCTGCAGCAGGGCAAGTCCATGGCGGCCGCCCGGCTCCTCCCGCAGAAG CAGCTGGAAGCCATTTGTGTCCAAGTTCAGCCAGGACAGATGAAGGAAACTGAAAGGCCAATGCCGTCATTGGCACCAATCCAGTCCAAAACTATAACGCTGAGTCAGTCGGTTGGTAGAAATTCTAGCATACCAGGACTTGGCATTATTAATCCCCAGATAATTAGGATACAGCCTGTTACAGgaactgagcagcagcagcagcagctattCCTGCATAGTTCTTCCGAGTCTCCAATTCAGTTGCTTATGCAGAGACCTTTACCATCTCATGGATCAGTGTCTGTGAACAAGATTCCCACATCTAAGATGCTAAATGGACAGAAAACTACACGTGCCACAGTATCTGCTACAAGGTCTCCAAATACTACCATGGTTGCAGCTAGTTCAGCAAATACTCTGATACCAtgccttgaaaaaaaacaaaaagatgacaagttaaaaaaatccttgaaagTGAAAACTCGTTCTGGACGGATTTCACGCCCCCCCAAATACAAAGCTAAAGAttataaattcattaaaatggAGGATTTGGCTGATGGTCATCAGTCTGATTCTGATGACTACTCTGAGCTAAGTATAGAAGATGATGAAGAAGGAAAGGTGAAGGGAAAGGATGCATTATTCAGTTCTTCAAATTATAATCTGAAACCCAAAACGTTTAAATGTCAGACTTGTGAAAAATCCTATATAGGAAAAGGAGGATTAGCAAGACATTATAAACTTAACCCAGGCCATGGACAGCTGGAGTCTTCACCtcaaaaaatacctttaaataaGCCTAATGGAAGTGTATTTGTGGACAATGCCTGTGAAATAAGAGAGGAAATGATAAGTCCAGCACATTTGGATTCAACTGCTGTCactttaaataatgaaaatgcacTAGCTACCAGTCTGGAAGAAACTGTTGGTTCGAAGGCTGGAGAACAG aCTTCTAAGtctgcagaaagcagacagATGTTGGCAgaacaacaaaatgaaaccagTTCAGGACACCGGGGACCCATAACGGCTAAAGGACCTGGAAGACCCAGACGACCAAAGAGACGTGGTCGACCAAGGATGGGTGGAAGATCTAGGTGTTCTGGAAGGCTTAGTAGACCTGGTCAGTCCCCTTCAAAGTCACTTAGTAGTGTGTCAGCAGAACACAAtgtattcagaagaaaagctagGTTAAAAGAG CTAATACAACAATGTGATAATGAAGACTTAATGGAGCTGGCTCTCCCACGTCTTACAAAGCTTGTTACAGTATATGAATTTCTGTTGATGAAG GTTGAAAAAGGGTATCCAGCCAAAGCTTACTTCCCAGATGTGTATAGGGAATTTGAAGACTTGCATAATATGGtaaagaaaatggcttttgatCACCTCAGTAATTCTGATTTGCTGAGTTGCCAGCAGCCTGTTGAAATAAAAGATGCTAAG gttGCTGCATCACTAGGAATTACAGAAATACTCACTGGAGAACGAAAGATGCAAGGTGTAGACTCTTGTTCACAGTGTATAACTAAAATGGTTAGTGAGCAAGTACCTGTGGAGATACTGGGACAAAAACGGTTAGCTGAG AGCTCAGGGGAGGAACTGTTGCCATCAGCCAAAAGGACCAAGTTAGAAGACGTAATGGAGAATGTGAATAATGCTTATGCCAGTCAAgatgaagtgaaagaaaagagtGGGAATTTGTGTACACTGTTTGAAAAAGATG GTTTTAATCCATTAAATGGAGAAATCCTGCTTTCAGAAGATAGGCATATCACTTGCTGTGCAATTGGAAGTACATTACCGACAGCAGAGGAACATAATTCACTTGCTGATTCAGGAGTTAGGAATGATGCTGAAAATTCAGGTACCTTCTCCCAGACTGTGAAAATGAGGATAGAGTATTCCCAACCTGTGAACGTACAGGGACCAGACATGGCAGGTGACGCATCTCTGCTACATACTGAAGTTGTATTGCCTGTTGAAGCAGATGGCTCACCTCAGTTAGTTCAAGCACACTTTGTGAGTGAGAATACAGCAGGTGGACTGTCAGCTCCTGAACTCTGCAGCTCTGTGTCAGAGAATGCAGTGGGCAGTCAGAGCACTAACTTACcaagaagtgaagaaaatggTCACAATCAAAAATACCAGAAactgcaagaagaaaaccatAATTTTGCAATTAAAGAACATTCTGAACAACTTCGTAATGCTGGTATGACTGATGAGATGCAGCAActtgaaaaagtgttttcaacaAACACTGTGCCAATAAGCTATCCGCACAGTGTTCAGACTGAGTCACATCAGAACCCTGTCCAGGAAGCCTCCTTGTCTGCTCATGTGAACCATGAAAACTCTTTTAAAAACCCCAATGAATTTTCTTGTGGCACAGAGGAACAACATGTGCTGGAGAATACAGTTACTGTAGATGAAACTGTGGCCTTTGAGATTACTGATGAGAGCCATGATTTTTTGTCTCAGGGAcatgaacagatttttattcagACTTCAGATGGGCTTATCCTGCCTCATCCAGACACTGCTGTTTTGTCTCAGGCAGAAGGTATTGTTATTGTAACTGATTCCAATGGTACTACAATGCACATTCGCACACCTGAGGGGATACCTTTGGAAACTGTGGAAGCACTACTGGCAATGGAAGCAGATGGCCAAAGTGAAGATATTTTGCTCTCGCAAAGTGAATTGGAGCCATAA